atcataagaccgggtgggagagctctgaatgtttaaattaaaatggTTTgggtaaattgttttaaaataattatctgtttatttcccccccaaaaacatATCCCCCCCCAAAGTCCTATAAGTAGCTTGTTTTAtgacttttaataatttttccTACTTAATGTaacccgccctgagccttttggaagggcggtataaaagtttttaataaataataataataataataataataatatagtaaagctgccagaaagaattCTCTCTATCTACAGAGTACTTCACAGCTAGTGAAAGTAGGGCTAACTGTAAATatctaaataaactttatttattttatctgtacatgcactatgctcaagttggtttgcaatccagaatgtctgagtgagaactgtgaagcaaggggcatgtgttgtgcttttaactttcctcccttacaaatgcactatatgtccaagctggttggacgtgtccaaaaacctcactcactcactcactcacactatttacacagttATGTCATTGtgatcagtcagtatgattctgtaatcataaGAAATGTTAAGGGGCACCCGGACACACTGagtcgcccccagccccacaccccactagggacagccctgccctTTCCTGACCCTGTTGCCAATGCTTACCATCATCTGCATCCAGCGCACCCTTAGGGAAGAGTACTTCCGGTTGAACTCAGGGActcacttccagccagccagtaGCTTCTCAGTTGTGTGCACACATCAGCACTAAATATTCTTTGAGGGAAATTAAGGCATGGTCTGGTATGAGGAGAGGGGAAGGAATGTCATTGGTTAAAgtgaaggaagggggaggggagttaaaattttgcattcatttatttatttaaaagaaccGTGGTGGTGCCAGGCAGGCACGCAGGGAGAAAACGATGGCGGCGATGGGCGGGTGgagaaaatttaattttaattttaatttacattttatatcccgctcttcctccaaggagcccagagcggtgtacttaagtttctcctcacaacaaccctgtgaagtaggttaggctgagagagaagtgactggcccagagtcacccagcaagtattatggctgaatggggatttgaactcgggtctccctagtcctagtccagcactccaaccactacactacgctggttCCCCAGCtggtggcgggtgggcagggggagaaaatggtggcagcaggcaggctggaGAGAACGGTGGCGGGCATGTGGGCAAAGAAAACGGTGTCAGCcggctgggtgggggagggggaacggtggcggtgggcgggcagggagaaAACGACAGCAGCGCATGTGcgagagaactagaggcgcagatgctttgcGCCCAGCTCAGCTAGTTTGTTTTCATTGCTTATTTGGTTCTCATATGTTGTCAAAATAGGTTGTTAATCATCTCAGGGGTGGTTTGACTGAAAGGCAGAAATGAAAACtcttaataaaaaaaataaaatctgataaAGGGAAGGATGCACTCCCTTGAGTATGGCCAGGCAGCAAAGAAACTCTTTTCGGTCTCCTTCCCAGTGGAAACTGGCTCTCCATTCCAGGCTTTCTCCTCCTTGTGGTGGAACCGAGTCAAGCTCTGTGCAAGTGGATCAGGTAGAGGAGGGATTCTGGTGGAGAAGAAGGAGGCTCAGCCTGGGGAACTCAGGTGGCATCTCCCTGAGCCTGGAAGAACCTTTCTCCATCCCTTAGCTTAGTCTGTCTGAGCTGCTTGCCTGGAATGCTTTGAAGGCCACTGGGGGAGTTTTGAGCCTTGCGGGTGAACTTTAGTTCTTTAGTGACTTGCTGTGTATTACCTGTGACAACGACATGCCGCTTGTTCTTTCAGGGTCTGGTGGCTGTGAAtttctcagaggaggaggagtgggctctgctggatccaggccaaagggctctgcacagagaCATGATGGTGGAAATCCATGGGCATCTGGCCTCTCTAGGTATGACTCCTCTTTCCCTTTGCTGCTATTTCTGGTAGGGcctcccctcctgctccatgAACTCATCTGATTCTCAGGGTGAAACAGTTAGTGCAGCCTGTGCTACTGCTGCTCCTCCCATTTCTTTTTTTAGGAAGATTATTTCTGGGAACAACCCATCGTTTCCCTGCTATCAACCTCTGGATactcctctccaccccccccccactcaataaCTTTGAATAAAGCCACACTGGGAACAGGccagaaagagcagcagcagagagagagaaattcagtGGCCAAGTGAGGGTTGGGGAAGAAAAGAAGCAGGCAGAGGAGGATTGACTGGCACTGGCTTTAGGTGTTGGTGTGCCAGTTGGAGCCGATTAAAATGTATCAGGCTTTGCTTTGCCATGAATACACCATCAATTTGCCAGTGTTAAAATTAAGGATTTCCCCCTGTGATTTGAAGCTCAGTTTCTCCCTCCTCGGGGCGGGGCTCTTTTTATTCCTACAGATGATGGAGGGGAAACCGAAAGAGAATATGAACAGCAGAGAAGGAATACAGAAAGAAAACATGAGGAGGTTAAGAAATCTTCTGCAACTGAGTGCTTTGATTTCCTTGAAATTCCACTTGAACAAAGGTATGGTGAAGGAACCGAaaacaatgaactgccctcacaTGAAAAAATCGTAACCAAAAAAATCTTAACCAATAAGTCAAGCTGTTGCTGTAGTAAAAAAATTCTTACAGGTGATAAAAAATATGAATGTgctgaatgtggaaagagcttcagccagagcacGAATCTTACTtcgcatcaaagaatccacacaggggagaaaccatatcaatgctcagagtgtggaaagagtttcattTGCAAGGGTCaccttatttcccatcaaagaatccacacaggtgaaaagccatatcagtgctcagaatgtggaaagagcttcagccagaccTCCcaacttacttcccatcaaagaatccacacaggggagaaaccatataaatgtttggaatgtggaaagagcttcagccacagCCCAAGTCTTACTgaccatcaaagaattcacacaggagagaaaccatatcaatgctcagaatgtgAAAAGAACTTCACTTGCAGGGGTAACCTTGCTTCCCATGAAAGAATGCACAGAGGAGAGAAACCCTAtgagtgctcagagtgtggaaagaggttccgGCAGAGCTCAGCCCTTACtgaccatcaaagaatccacacaggggagaaaccatatcagtgctcagaatgtgaaaagagcttcacctGCAGGGGTAACCTTATTTCCCATAAAAAaatgcacacaggggagaaaccatatcaatgctcagaatgtgAAAAGAGCTACACCTACAGGAGTAGCCTTGCTTCGCATGAAAAAATGCAcagaggggagaaaccatatcagtgcttggagtgtggaaggaatTTCAGGGTGAGCTCACAGCTTGcttgccatcaaagaatccacaaaggagagaaaccatttcagtgctccgagtgtggaaagagcttcacgcAGAGCTCTGCTCTTACTTCCCATCAAGGAACCCACTCAGAccagaaaccatataaatgctttgaatgtggaaagagtttccgcCAGAGCTGGGGCCTTGCTTGCCATCAAAGAATTCATACAGGAGAAAAACCGTATCAGTGTTtgcaatgtggaaagagcttcaagtgGGGGGCAAGCCTTCATACCCATAAAAATATCCACACAAGAGAAAAGAGATATCGGGGCTCAGTATGTGGAAAGAGTTTAAATAAGACCTCAgatcttacttcccatcaaagaatgcacacaggggagaagcatATCAATGCTCAGAATATGGAGAGAGCTTCAGTTGGAGGTCATGCCTCAGTTACCACCAAAGAGTCCCCAGAGGAGTataaccatatcagtgctcagactgtggaaagagcttccgccaGAGCTCAAAGCTTACTTATCAACAAATAATTCACATACGACAGAGACCATTTACATGATTGCTGCTTGGGAGTTGTTGGTTTTTCATCTCATTGCTGTAATACATCTGCATCCATTTTTAGTTGAGAGAGGCATCTATCTGCTTTGGTTCTGGCCTGTGGAGAGCAAGATTCTAAGTCCTCCTCAGTCAGGAAACTTGCCGAGAGCGGCCTCTGAGCTTTCTGTCTGGTTCAGTTGCCTCACAGCGTTGCTTTGAATGTAGAATGGAATGGAGAATCCATCTATCCCATTCTGAATACTGGTATATCAGGTGGAAACCCAAAAGGTCATGAGTCTTGATTAGTTACTCTGGATTGAAACTTTCAACCTCCTCCTGTGTGCAGTTAAATCCTTTGAAGTTCCTCTTATGTTAGAGCAGCAGGGCCCAACATGGGGTGCTAGGACCCCTTGGGTGCACTTAGAGCTTTCCTGCCCATCAACGTCCAGCACTTGCagtatttgttccccatctgaggatctcCAGCTAGAAGCTGATTTTCCACTACCgaatgggagggaggaagatgaAGTGCTCCCTCTTAAGTTGCGCGTGTAGGTGGGCACGCACAAAATGCACCGCACCCCGTGCAGCGATTTCAAGTAGCCAAGCAGTCTTGCCCTTGCCCGGCaactgccgccactgccaccagctTCCTCACCaccagctgttgctccccctcTACCGCCTCCCCCCCCGcatgttctctgctgctgcagctgttggcTTCCTCACCACTGGCTGTTGCTCCCagtccccaccccgccccattcTGTTCACTGCCGCATGGGCTCTTGCCTCGGGAAAATCAGCTCtgaattttaaagaaaataagctGCAGGTATTTCCCACTTGTTCTAGAGGCTATTTAGATATATTGTTTATCTGATGCTTTTTGATACCCCTTAATTTCAAACAACTGCCTCCATTCTGATGGAAACCATAAGAGCAAATTTGGAAACAAATACTCTTCTTTTCTGTTTTAACAGATGTATGTGTCTTATGTTAACTGCTCTGTGTGCAGTGTGCACATTTATTTCTTGCTCTGTGCTTTTTGTGAGACATTATATtattacaagtgaattttggcccgttgaataacgggcgctagtaacagcgctcctggccccccgccgccattccccctccctccgccgttccccccctacctttaagggccaaatcggcccaggcacttgcccccgccaggccggggagacggagaccgggggcggagcggaggccatgtaactttttaaaaaaaatttactcccgcggccgccgccaccgaccgcccaccctccctcccagctgctgagtcccccttaccctggccgactgctgtcggccgaagacagcccttaatctaagaggcagagaggagctcgcaagcagagctcctctctgtgcaaagcctcttgccgaactgccgctttgggcgcaagggacgcaagcgcccaaagcggcagttcggcaagaggctttgcacagagaggagctctgcttgcgagctcctctctgcctcttagattaagggctgtcttcggccgacagcagtcggccagggtaagggggactcggcagctgggagggagggtgggcggtcggcggcggcggccgcgggagtaaatttttttttaaggttacatggcctccgctccgccctcGGCCTCCacctattttggccgaggcggcggctccgccgccgcctcggtcactttcccgccgcctcctctccggcttcttcagggcggccgcttctggccgcccaagatggctgccgggtgccggcgagcgtgtctcccttgccctgttctgcgcctgcgcttcgcgcaggcgcagaacagggcatggaggcacggacacacgcttggtgtccgtccacggacgaacaccaagcgttttattagagaggattattattatattttattttaatctttcCAATAAAAAGTTCAGAAAATGGTCTACAatggaaagattaaaaaaaaaaatgattccctgtccccaaaccagTTGTTTGATTTTGGTTAATCTAAGGCATGTGTTAGTTCCAATCTCCGGGATACTGGGAAGGAACAGTAAGCCTGCTATCTTTATAGGataagagcaagaaagcaaggatgaaTTTAAATAAACTAAACTTAGACAACAGtgagttatttttatttaataaaattgaTTAAATTTATTATAGTTTTATTATttaatacaaaataataatatttattattttataggccacttttaaccaccaattgatattaaaacagaaaacatataaAGGCAATTGGCCAGCTGCTTGAATATTGAAATATTATCACTTCCAATACGATTTGTTGaagttgtttttattatactttgtaaCATAACAGaatataattgtaaaatacacttctttccttccatattcatggtgtgtgtgtgtaaaattagcactgagtactgaATTAATAAGACATATTAACTTCTTTCAGTTGAAGTACCCATGGATATCAGCCACTAGGCTTGTTTTCACAACTGACATTAGGCTAGGAGAAGCCTGGGATCCTAATTCCGGAtccatgcatgctcctgattggcctgagaattctacaagcaaagtgggaggagaggaggaggaggcatgggGAGTGCTTTCCTTCTACTCTGACTGCCCATGGTTCTGGGCTCACCGCTGCTCCCTGTCTCTGTACCCAGCTCACTGAAGAACATTTTCCTCTCCTCCCactttgcttgtagaattctcaggATGGCCAATCAGGAATGTGCATGGCTCCCAAAATAGGGTCACAGGCTTCTACCCTAAAACTGGTCGGGTGAAGGGATTTTGAGGCCTACTACAAAACATTTGTACTGCCCCCTGTTTTTTGGCAGCACCACCAAAATTGGGGAGAGGACCTTTTCTACAACTCCTCTTGTCCCAGGGACAGCAAGCAGTCCCGATAGCCACACATCCTGAGAGCATACTGCATAACCCATGTTCCCCCCGATAGCTGCACCTAGGTGCCtataagaaaagctctgctggattcCCAGTTCCTTAGAACTTTGGATTCTCCTGCTCACAatttttaagaacagccctgctggatcaggcctatctagtccagcatcctgtttcacacagtggtccatcagatgcttctgggaagcccacaggcaagaggtgagggaatgccccttctcttgctgttgctcccctgcaactggtatttagaggcataagaacagccctgctggcccatctagaccaacatcctgcctctgagactggaggtggccctcagccaccagactagtagccattgatagacctgtcctccatgaatgtggaCGAGCTGAACATGAGCCAACAGTGTGAGCAGATGCTAAAAAAGTGAATGCAGTCTTCGGCTGCATTAACAGATGCAGAGTCTAGATCTGGAGAAGCAAGAGTTCCACTCTATTCTTCATTGGTCAGACCACATTTGGCATACTCTATCCACTTAGAGACCCCACAGTTTAAGATGGAGGATGGGCGGCTCACAAAAcattgctgcctgaggcaaagaagGAGATAGCCACATTTGCTTTTAAGCAGGAAACAAACATCAGGATATTAGCAGAGTGGGCATCCGAAGAAGCCACCCTGAGTCATAGTTCATAACTGTAAGAGACCACATCCTACCAAACataacagaggagagctggtcttgtggtagcaagcatgacttttccccttagctaagcagggtctgccttggttgcatatgaatgggagactagaagtgtgagccctgtaagatattcccctcaggggatggacccgctctgagaagagcatctaggttccaagttccctccctggcttctccaagatagggctgagagagattcctgcctgcaaccttggagaagccgctgccagtctgcgaagacaatactgagctagatagaccaatggtctgactcagtatatggcagcttcctatgttcctataagctgAGAAAGCACAGAAGGGAAAAACAGAAATCAGAACTCCCAGTCCTTCCGGAGGATTGTTagatgaaaatatttttttaaatggctactCCACTCCCCCGCTTCCCGTGCTGGTGGTGTTGTCATCTTATTGTCGTTCTTTCCTACTCACATCAACCCAATAGTTCTTCGATCATTCCAAACCACTCAACAGACCAAGCAATCTTTCTTGCTGTCTGTTTCTCACACATACTCCCACCACATTCCCATAAAGACAACACAGGTCtctcttgccctgccctgccctgccctgcccagccccccGTTTGCTGAATTCAGCTCACGCACATAAACACATTATAGGTCTCATTTTcctctgatccatttgtttactGAAATCattttctctctgcctctccccaCTGTCCCACCTTACTAAACTTGACTCCCAGATCACTTGAAAGCAACAACCAagaaaacctgtttttaaaagttgcccaGCAGTGAGGTTGGTGGGATCAAAACCAGGAACCACCTCTACCTtccatttatttgatttgttaAGGTTACTGCTACAAGTAGTCAGATGGACACCTCGAGCCCCAGCCTTGCATTTCAGGGGCTTTGGATAAGCCCAGCCCAGGGTCATAGGAATCTCACCTGCTACCAGGAACTACTGTACTTCCTCTGGAGGCCTCTACTGATGACAGGAGAGAATCAGACAGCCTGCATCCAGTGGCAGCTTCACTCTCTGGCCTCTCCTCCTTGCCAACCCCTTGCTGCTACAAGAACTGTTCactctcctgctgtctctctaGCACCAAACCTGCCTACTTTTCTTCCAAAATCAACATTTTGGACACATAGTGGACAAGTGTAGTGATAGGAAGGCtctgagggaggactaggcctcacttagagcaactgtgGGTggttgggcctttcctaataaggaagAAAGTCTGGGAAAATCAAAAGAGAAGGATCAGTCCAGAGGCCTGGGTGGGAACTACGCTCATAGAtaccagcagaagaagagaaagctttgttctgcttgtttgttctgtcccaagagtgtcctagggaagcagctggctgagaagctgctggggaaatgggaacacCACAGCCTGAAGGCTGaagacagcaggaagatccctACCTGTAAGTTCAGTTAGATGCACGGAGCATAGCAGGAGCGTAGCAAGACCCCCAGTGGCCAGGGGACAAAAGCTGGGCAGCCCCCCCCACATCGTGCATGCTCCCCAGTTCTTTAAGCCACgtcccctacatctgacatcagacgcaaggggtggggcaaccaaCATCTCTCTGCCGCTGCTCCTACCTCCTCATTGGCTGgcagccgctgccactgccctgccacgACTTATCTTGGCCTCTGTGatgtggggggtgagccgagggAGGAGGCCACCCCCCATGTCGGCGGTGGGCACTGTGGCTTTCAGTCCTCTCCAACCGCCCTGCGCAGTTGGAATGTAGACGTTGCATGCCTGTGACATCACGTCTGTGCAGGCATGCAGTTCAGCCAGAGAGGCCCATCAGCCACAGTGCCCACCTATGCCACCAACATGGGGGGGTGGCCtgccctgctcagctcacccccccagAAGCCAAGATAAGAAGCGGCGGTGGAGCAGgtcagggcagtggcagggcctGCTTGGGGGCTGCTTGGGGACCCCCTGACTctctgggcccagagacatttgtccctgcttgtctaATGGACGTTATGCCCATGGAGGGAAGGTATTTTTTCCCATTGTGTTGCTTaaaatctgagttgcctggttagtgAGCACTTTTCTCTTTCTTACAAACTGCcctatgaaaagacaattgttcttattgcatacctctTTCTTTTAATATGATAATAAtcccttcataagaacagccctgctggatcaggcccaaggcctatctaatccagcatcctgtcttacacagtggcccaccagatgcctctgggaagcctacaatcAAGAGAGGAGAccagggcatgccttctctcctgctgttgcaactGGATTTTAGacttttagaggcatcttgcccaggggcgtaacgatgggggggcagggggggcacgtgccccaggcgccactggAGGGGGCGCCAAAGTGCCATGTGGGACCCctgtgccaccaccaccccaccccaaaattttaaTTTTAGCTTTGGGGCGCACAGTGCCACGGCGCCCCAGCGAGCTCAGATCCGGGCGCCGCACTGCATGCTGCTGGCTGCGCTAcgaacctcctcctcctgagtcctGGCACTCCCCGTCCCGCCCCCGGGCGCCTCTGTAATCTCTAGTTGCACGTGCTTCATTGCACGCTGAGGCTGCTTGCGAGAGAGGGAGGAGCATGTGTTTTTTTGTTGCTCCGGGAGTAGAAGAGGCTGCCTGGCTgctgtgtggggagagcaaggagCAGTGGACTACAACGATCAAGCCGAGGACGGAgccaggaaaaggaggagggggaagcttgCTGCTTTCTCAACAATAAgaccaaggggtgtgtgtgtttatttatttattaaaatgaattTGCGGGGGACTTGCTTGTTGCTTGGAGGTTTCTTGGCGGGCGGGGGACTGTTGGGTTGGCACGGCTGGCttggaggagaggagactgaGAGACTAGCAGCAGGGCCGGAGGAGGACTGCAGGACAGACCGAGCAACTTACAAGCGAAGCAATTTGATGCATGCAATACAGTAACCCTGCATGCataagagggaggagggaatacATGATGGCTGGCTGCAAAACAAAGTTATCTTCTCTGGTGGTCACTCATCATGAGCTCAAATATGCAGCGGCGGCGCAGCACACAGACCATGTGACCCGTGAATGCTCCTgaaggggggcgggcgggcgggcgggcaggtggcATTTGTAAGAGTAAAGGTGGcgcccagcttttaaaaacaggcacaaacttgaggggaggcagagagaagtgAAGGAGGTGGCCactgttcctcctcctgctgccgctgctgccgcacCTTGCCTTGCCAGCCTAGAAACACACCCACATGCCGACGAGAGTGTGTGACTTCCCGACATCCAACACAGACGTTAAAGTCACTTTGATTTAAATATGAGCATTAAGTACATTCTTAAAGCAGCTCCGTTTACTTTTAGATGCCCCCGCGCAGCCCACCCCCGCCCTGATCATTCAGCAGAGCGCAGCCTTCAGAAGTGGAGCCCATTCTAATGCATGCAGAGATAAGAACTTCATTTTACTCCCTGTCTTTTCTATTTGTGCTGCAGGAGGGGCGTAGAAGAGGAGGGGGTGGCTGCTTTGTCAAAGTTTTTGTCTGTGGCGACATTTCTTGGGTTGTCATCAGCACCagttgtgggggaaagaaaggcaaCAGTTTTCCCTGTAGATTCAAGCCCCAACCGCTTAGGTCAGAGGCAGAAATGCTGTTTTGCAGACACCAGAAATCTGATGAACTGCATAAAACCTTTGCCTTTATGGCCAGTCGCCGTGGTATGAAAGGAATGGTGCACCGTAGAATTTTGGGGACATTGGGATGTGCTAATGGTAGATTGCTGGCTTTTTGGTTGATATAGTGTAGGAGATGTTTTGTTATTGGAGCAAGGAGTAAGCAGGGagagatgatgaaggcatgaaCTTCTTCAAGCTTTGGCAATTTACTCCTAAATTAACTTAAGCAGTAAAAGTGTCTCACTTCTGTTCTGTCAGtgttcctattgttgttgctTAGTGGGGATTCAAGCTTCTTTGCTTTTCCTtcaaggtgtggagaaagcggaCAGAGGCATGCCTACCTTCCAAACTTGTAATATTAGAACTTGTGGGTCATTGAATGAAATTTAATGATCAGAGATTAGGAACAAATTTAAAAACTTATTCATACAAGGAATAGTTCTTATGAAACTCACTGTCACAAGATATGATGGCCACTTGCTGAAAGAATAAGTAGAGAAAAACATGTAGGCAAGATTTATAAAtggactcaatggcacaaccttaccttaataaagaatgaaaacaatttcataacattctctccccaccccttccccattttgctgagatgcctttaaaaatattataGCTAGATTGgataggtctctcagtggtgattAATGATAACATATATAAACCTCCACGTTCAAAGACAGTAGGTATGCCACAGAACACCAGTTGTGCTGAGCAACTGAGAACACACGgcagcaggcagctgcctcctgcagggccaggctctctcttgctaggagagagactaaatttttttaaaagtatttattatttatttttagccatccaaaggctctgggtgcttgggaggggcgcgggggggggcaatttcagtgtttgccctgggcgcagaggcgtaacgatgggggggcagggggggcacgtgccccaggcgccactcctgctggtcacatggggggcgccaaaaagtcccATGGCCCCCCCACCGAtccccccccaatttttaaaataaaaatttctttaaaCTCAGTCAAAGGAGCGCGTGGCACCCcctccccacgagcggtccctgcTGCGCCCGACTGTGGCAGAGTCTCCGGGGCGCCCAGGCAGCCGCGGACCTGttgcacccacacccacaccccctcGCACAGTGGCGCCCGGCAGGCGGGCTGCCGCCGGTTCTTCCCTTCCCAGCGCTGTGCAGAGCCGGCTGCACACGTGGAGGGAAATTGGTTGAGTTGCAGAGGACAGGGAGGGAGCCGGCTGCATTGCACACGTGGAGGTTAGTTGAACTGAGGAGAACAGggtgggagcagctgctgggggcTTTCTCCTCATTGTCGTGACTAGTCTACTCTGAGTCACGACCTACTTGCTTAATTCTGCTGCCTGCCGTGCACTTTCATCGCCTGGCTGCACTGTGCCCACGTGGAGGGAGGTTTTGCTGAGCAGGACAGGGAGTGAGCAACTGG
Above is a window of Hemicordylus capensis ecotype Gifberg chromosome 2, rHemCap1.1.pri, whole genome shotgun sequence DNA encoding:
- the LOC128341640 gene encoding zinc finger protein 436-like isoform X2, translating into MPTSWDAAGELSATPHHAWQMVAAGCKNHLPPPPMLNSWDATLCEDRPSAPSPLCLITGLPLAVSPSLSTKPQHLGCHRKGLVAVNFSEEEEWALLDPGQRALHRDMMVEIHGHLASLDDGGETEREYEQQRRNTERKHEEVKKSSATECFDFLEIPLEQRYGEGTENNELPSHEKIVTKKILTNKSSCCCSKKILTGDKKYECAECGKSFSQSTNLTSHQRIHTGEKPYQCSECGKSFICKGHLISHQRIHTGEKPYQCSECGKSFSQTSQLTSHQRIHTGEKPYKCLECGKSFSHSPSLTDHQRIHTGEKPYQCSECEKNFTCRGNLASHERMHRGEKPYECSECGKRFRQSSALTDHQRIHTGEKPYQCSECEKSFTYRSSLASHEKMHRGEKPYQCLECGRNFRVSSQLACHQRIHKGEKPFQCSECGKSFTQSSALTSHQGTHSDQKPYKCFECGKSFRQSWGLACHQRIHTGEKPYQCLQCGKSFKWGASLHTHKNIHTREKRYRGSVCGKSLNKTSDLTSHQRMHTGEKHINAQNMERASVGGHASVTTKESPEEYNHISAQTVERASARAQSLLINK
- the LOC128341640 gene encoding zinc finger protein OZF-like isoform X4 — translated: MLLISYSKGLVAVNFSEEEEWALLDPGQRALHRDMMVEIHGHLASLDDGGETEREYEQQRRNTERKHEEVKKSSATECFDFLEIPLEQRYGEGTENNELPSHEKIVTKKILTNKSSCCCSKKILTGDKKYECAECGKSFSQSTNLTSHQRIHTGEKPYQCSECGKSFICKGHLISHQRIHTGEKPYQCSECGKSFSQTSQLTSHQRIHTGEKPYKCLECGKSFSHSPSLTDHQRIHTGEKPYQCSECEKNFTCRGNLASHERMHRGEKPYECSECGKRFRQSSALTDHQRIHTGEKPYQCSECEKSFTCRGNLISHKKMHTGEKPYQCSECEKSYTYRSSLASHEKMHRGEKPYQCLECGRNFRVSSQLACHQRIHKGEKPFQCSECGKSFTQSSALTSHQGTHSDQKPYKCFECGKSFRQSWGLACHQRIHTGEKPYQCLQCGKSFKWGASLHTHKNIHTREKRYRGSVCGKSLNKTSDLTSHQRMHTGEKHINAQNMERASVGGHASVTTKESPEEYNHISAQTVERASARAQSLLINK
- the LOC128341640 gene encoding zinc finger protein 883-like isoform X1, producing MPTSWDAAGELSATPHHAWQMVAAGCKNHLPPPPMLNSWDATLCEDRPSAPSPLCLITGLPLAVSPSLSTKPQHLGCHRKGLVAVNFSEEEEWALLDPGQRALHRDMMVEIHGHLASLDDGGETEREYEQQRRNTERKHEEVKKSSATECFDFLEIPLEQRYGEGTENNELPSHEKIVTKKILTNKSSCCCSKKILTGDKKYECAECGKSFSQSTNLTSHQRIHTGEKPYQCSECGKSFICKGHLISHQRIHTGEKPYQCSECGKSFSQTSQLTSHQRIHTGEKPYKCLECGKSFSHSPSLTDHQRIHTGEKPYQCSECEKNFTCRGNLASHERMHRGEKPYECSECGKRFRQSSALTDHQRIHTGEKPYQCSECEKSFTCRGNLISHKKMHTGEKPYQCSECEKSYTYRSSLASHEKMHRGEKPYQCLECGRNFRVSSQLACHQRIHKGEKPFQCSECGKSFTQSSALTSHQGTHSDQKPYKCFECGKSFRQSWGLACHQRIHTGEKPYQCLQCGKSFKWGASLHTHKNIHTREKRYRGSVCGKSLNKTSDLTSHQRMHTGEKHINAQNMERASVGGHASVTTKESPEEYNHISAQTVERASARAQSLLINK
- the LOC128341640 gene encoding zinc finger protein OZF-like isoform X3 translates to MDHHSIPMWRNLPFVFIKKRGLVAVNFSEEEEWALLDPGQRALHRDMMVEIHGHLASLDDGGETEREYEQQRRNTERKHEEVKKSSATECFDFLEIPLEQRYGEGTENNELPSHEKIVTKKILTNKSSCCCSKKILTGDKKYECAECGKSFSQSTNLTSHQRIHTGEKPYQCSECGKSFICKGHLISHQRIHTGEKPYQCSECGKSFSQTSQLTSHQRIHTGEKPYKCLECGKSFSHSPSLTDHQRIHTGEKPYQCSECEKNFTCRGNLASHERMHRGEKPYECSECGKRFRQSSALTDHQRIHTGEKPYQCSECEKSFTCRGNLISHKKMHTGEKPYQCSECEKSYTYRSSLASHEKMHRGEKPYQCLECGRNFRVSSQLACHQRIHKGEKPFQCSECGKSFTQSSALTSHQGTHSDQKPYKCFECGKSFRQSWGLACHQRIHTGEKPYQCLQCGKSFKWGASLHTHKNIHTREKRYRGSVCGKSLNKTSDLTSHQRMHTGEKHINAQNMERASVGGHASVTTKESPEEYNHISAQTVERASARAQSLLINK